Part of the Caldisericia bacterium genome is shown below.
TTGTGATAACCTGATATTTTGAGGTTAGGGTATCTCTTTCTTATCTTTTCTATCATCTCTTTCAATGTTTCTTCTCTTGCTCCAAGAAAGTAAACTTTTAGAGATTTTTCATTACAGTAATCAAGAAGTGATTCAAACATATCCACACCTGTTATCCTCTCAGGGATTTTTATACCAAGAATCCTCCCTGCCCATATCACTCCATAGCCATCTGGTAAAAGTAGATCAGAAAAAGTAAGAATTCTTTTTAGTTTCTCATCTTTAAGACTTCTCACTATCTTCTCTGGATTTATGGGAGTTATCATATGATAACTCCCATCAGTTAAAAATTTTTTAATCCTTTCCCTTGCCTCATTGAAGGAAAGGGGTTCTACAGGTACTCCGAGAATATCCTTCATTCCATTCCTAACTTCTTCTTAGCCTCTTCACTCATCTTATCAGGTGTCCATGGTGGATCATAGGTCAACTCAACCTCCACCTCCTTGACACCCTCAAGTTTTAGAAGTCTTAGCTTAACCATATCCACAATCAATGGTCCCACAGGACAACCTACTGCAGTCAATGTCATTAAAATTTTTACCTTCCCATCATCAATCTTTACATCGTATACTAAACCAAGATTAACGATATCCACTGGAATCTCAGGATCATACACCTCTTTTAATGCTTCAAGTATCTCTTCCTTTGTAACCATTCTTTCCTCCTATAAGTTATTAACACCTTAAATTATAAAAGATTTGGACATTTTTTAAAATACTTGACAAAAATAAATATTTTTTTATAATATGACTGACTGGTCAGTCAATGAGGATGAACTATGGGAAAAAGAGAGAAAATCTTAAAAGTATCACTTAAACTCTTTATGGAAAAAGGTTTTAACCAAACGAGCATTGAGGAGATAACGAAACTTGCAGGAATCTCAAAGGGAAGTTTTTACACATACTTTAAATCAAAAGAGGGGCTACTGGAAAACATCATAGAGTCTTTAATCGAAAATGTTGAAAAGGAATTCTTTAAGATTGTATCCATCAAGAAAAAGAATCCAGTAGATTACATTGAAAGTTTCCTGAAACTGAATCTTTCTCTGTCAGAAAACTTTTCTTCAAGCATCTTTACGATAATAAGGGATGTGAGTTTTGCTCCCACAAAAGTAAGAGAGGAGATGAGAGAGAATCTACAAAAAAAAGTTAATGAAAAGCTTAAGCAGTTTATTCTCCTTCTCAAGGACGAGGCTAATGAGACAGATATTTTATTCCTACAGGGGATACTGTTGTCTCTATGGGTAGCAGTTATATTTGGAAACAAAATTCCTCCTTTGAAGGAGTTAAGTGAGAGAATCTGGTATGGCTTAGGAGGTGAGAAAGAATGAAAAGATTTGCCGAGATAGTTGTTAAATCAAAGTGGATTATATTCATAATTTTTCTCTTGCTTATAGGTTTATCCCTATACTTTATTCCAAAAAGGCAGCTCTCCTTTGATATATATGACCTACTTCCAGAGGAAGTTGAATCTGTTAAAGGATCAAAAATTCTTGAAGAAGAGATTTCCCATGGTGCAGATTTAACAATTATATATGAGACAGATAACCTGACAAAAGTGGAAAAACTCATAGAAAAACTAAAGATCCTTCCCTATGTTGACTCTGTAATGTGGCTCGATAACTTTCAGGATGTATCTCTTCCAAAAGAATTCTGGGGAGAGGATTCAAAAGATTGGTATAAAGATGGGGTTTTTAAGATTCAGGTTACTCTTAAACATTCACAATCGTATGGAGATCAAATAAAGGATATAAAATCTATCCTCCCAGAAGAGGCTTCAATTACAGGAGATAGTGTTATCTCGAATGAGCTGGGGGATCGCTTCAAAGGTAAAACTGAAGAGTACTTTATTATAGGTATAATACTTGTCAGCATATTTTTGTTCCTCACGTTTCCACGGTTCTGGGGACCTATCTTTATAGTTTTATCCATGGTATCCGCTGTTGTTATAAATATGGGAATTACAGCTTTCTCTGGTAAACCTATCTATTATATTACCGAAACAATAGTAGCAATACTTCAACTTGCAGTGACACTTGACTATTCCTTGTTTCTATACCATAGATATGTTGAGGAAAGGATCAAGAACAGTAAGGAAACTGCCATGGTAGAGACTTTAACAACTACTATAAAACCCATACTTCTGAGTGGACTTACAACAATGGCAGGATTCTTTGCCTTGACATTTGGAAAATTCGAGTTATTCCCCCAGATGGGATGGCTTCTTGTGAGAGGAGTTGTCATATCAATAATAGTGTCCTTCCTATTTCTACCCTCTTTATTTCTCATCTTTGATAAGTTGGTTATAGGTGGTAAAAAACATGGTGTTATTCCTTTAACAGCAGGAAATCTTGGAAAATTTATAGGGAAACTCTCTCCCGTATTTATAATAATATTCATTATAGTATTATCCCTCTCATACTTTGGTTCAACTAAAGTAAACCTTGTATTTGATAGAAAACACTTCCTTCCAGAAAATCTTCCATCAATTAGAACAATGAACAAAGTCAACGATATCTTTGGTGAAAAAGATACACTATTTATAATTTCGAAGAAGGAAAATGAGGGATTTATTGACGCTCTTTACAAGGTAAAGGATCTTAAAGGTGTAAAGAATGTATTGCACTACAGCACAATGGTAGATCCAACAATACCTGAAGAGTTCATACCAGAAGATTTAATAAGTAGATTTAGTTCAGAAAATTACACATATGCCATTGTTTACAGCGAATACTCTCCTGAAGACGAAGAGGAAAAGGCTTTAAGAAAGGAAATTACAAACATTGTCCATAACACTGTAAAGGGTGAGGTTTATGTAACTGGATTATCTGCACTTATAAACGATATGAAGGAAATCGCCATGAAGGACCTCGAGAGAACAGAGAAAATATCAATCTATCTTATCCTCATTATAATAGCTCTTGGTTTTCTCTCACTTTTTGTGCCACCTGTCCTTGCATTAATAATTAAAGTGGCAATCTGGTCAAATATTGTTTATTATGCGATAATAGGTATGAGTCCACCTTTCTTCATTCCAATACTTTTGAATACCATACAACTGGGAGCCACAATTGACTATGCAGTTTTGCTTACATCAAGATATCAGGAGGAGAGAAGAAATGGTTTAAAGCCTTTAGCAGCTATAACCGAAGCAGTCCATTGGAGTTCTCACTCCATTTTAACAAGTGCAGGAACAATGATACTTATGACCCTACCTACAGCAATGTTAAGTGATATAAAGGCTTTGAGTCTCAGCATGGGAAGTCTGGCAAGGGGTGCAGTATTAAGTGTATGTGTGGTTCTTATCTTCTTACCAGCTCTTCTTGCTGGTTTAGATAAATTGTTCAAATACACAACATTTAGATGGTCAAAGAAGGAGGTGTAGTATGAAGAAATTAATTATAATCATAGCAATGACAATTTTCACATTTGTACCTCTATTCTCTACATTCTCACAGACAAAGGTAAAGGACAGTGAAACAATCTATATCTTATCAGATCCATATGGAAACTTTGAAGAAAAAATCCTTGTGGACTGGATAAGAGTTAAAGGAAAGGGTAAATTTGAGGTAAAAGACCCTATTAAGAATCTTCGTGATGTAAGAAAGGTTTATGGGAAAGGGAATGTTGAGGTAAAAGATGATTTTGTTCTTCTAAAGGGAGAGAGTAAAGACATAAGTGATGTATATTACAGGGGAAATTATGTGGGTAAGATACCCTTTAGTATAAATATAAAGTATTTTTTGAATGGAGAAGAGACACCTGTAGAGAAGGTGAAGGGACAGAGCGGAAACTTAAGAATAGATATTTCTGCTAAAACAGACCTTAAAGCCCACGATGAAACTGTGCCACTACTTGCCATGGTTACAACATCTCTTGATACAGAAAAAGTGAAGAATGTAAAAATAAGTGGCGATGCTAAACCCATGATTATGGGGAGAAAATACCAGGTGAATCTTACACTTATACTTGATCCAGAGGATAGCGGATTCATAGAGTTTGAAAGTGAAAGTATTTCACTTCCAGAGATTATAATCACTGTCATACCATCCTATTTTTCTGTGGATATTCCTGAACCAGAGGTTTTTGATGAGTTGGAAGGTGGTATCGATAAACTTCTCTCTCTCGTAAAGGCTCAAAAAATGATAATAGATGAAACAAGAACTAATCTTGAGAGTGGACTCAACAAGATGGACTTTTCACAGTTTAATGAACTGATAAAGGGAATAGATATGATAGCTGAAGGGATAAAATCTGAAGGAGATGTACTTCTTATGCTTTCTGAAAAAATTGATGAACAGGAGTTATCCAAATTAAAGAATCTACCAGAAGGAATTGACAGTATAATTGTCGGACTTAAAAGTGAGAAAGAGGGGATAGATATGATTGTTTCACTGATGGATGCCTATACCAACATAACAAAGAACATTCTTGAGCTAAACAACGCATCACAAAAGTTAGCTGAAAATACTCAAAGTCCTACAACCTTATCTCTTTTAGAATCTCTTAAGAAGCAAGAAGCTCTGATAAAGATTCTTCTTGAGGGTGGTATTACACCAGATGGGGTAAAGATCCCTTCCTTTGAGGAAACAAAGGAGAACATGGAGAAACTCTCTAAAGGGATGGATGAGGTTATAGGCTCACTGAATCTAATCAAACAGGGTTTGTATGGTGTAAACGCTCTTGTGGATGGAAACATTGAGATGAAGAAAACACTAATCACCCTTTCAGAAGGTGGAGAGATAAATGGGGTATATACACCAGGTTTAAAAGGTTTCTCTTTGAATTTAAAAAAGATGGGCGAAGGACTTAAGAAAGGTATAAGCTCTTTATCCACCGATATAAAAAAGAGATTTATGGATTTAGCCAATGTCCTTAAGGTAATTTCTAATTCAGGAAAAATTATGGGAAAGGATGTTCCTGGACTCTCTGTAACAATATCGGGTATGGATAAGATGAAAAGTGGAGTAGAAGAAGGGAAAAAGGAGTTTAACAAGAAGAAAGAGGAGATGGAGAGAAAGAAGGAACTTGTAAAGAAGGTTGAGTCATTCATCGGAAAGCCCGAAGATGCTGAAGGAAATGTAGAATTTATTATTAAAATAAGGTATAATTAACTTGAGGAGGTGTAAAAATGGTGGAAAAATTAAAGGAGGATCTAACAAACAACTTAGAGAAAGCTCTATCAACTAAAGAATTGAAGGAGGATGAGGTTAAAAAAACAGTGGCTGCTGTTGTGGAAAAGTTTAAAGATGAGATAAAACCAGAAAACATTGAAGAGATCACAGATTATCTTCTTCAGGAAACAAAAAGAATTACCACCAAACTCGGATACGATGCAGGAAAAGTCTCTTCCGTAGTGGTAGAAGGATTTAAAGAGGGTCTGGAGATAGCGGGAAAGGGTAAAGAACTTGTAAAAGAATTCGTCAAAGTAAGTGCACGCTCAGCAAAAAAGGCAGGGCTTGAAATGATGAAACTCCCTTTAACTTTCTTCTCAAGCTTCATTGAGGGTTTAAAAGAAAAATAACAAAGGGGAAATTTTCCCCTTTGTTATTAAAAATCTCAAATATTTAGTATTTTTGACAGGAATCTTTTTGCTCTCTCTGTTTTTGGATTTTTAAAAAACTCAACAGGTTTATTTTCCTCTACAATCTCTCCTTTATCCATAAATATTATTCTATCTCCAACTTCTCTTGCGAAGCCCATCTCATGAGTTACAACTATCATGGTCATACCCTCCTCGGCAAGTTCTTTCATTACATCAAGGACCTCTTTTATAAGCTCTATATCAATAGCTGAAGTGGGTTCATCAAAAAGCATTACATCTGGTTGCATAGCCAGTGCTCTTGCTATTGCCACTCTCTGCTGCTCTCCACCAGAAAGTTGATGTGGAAAGTGATCTTTTCTTTCTTCAAGACCAACTTTTTTAAGAAAATGCAATGCAACCTCTCTTGCTTCTTCATCCTTCATCTTCTTAACGACCTTCAACGCAAGTATTATGTTCTGAATAGCGGTTAGGTGGGGAAAGAGATTAAACCTCTGAAATACCATTCCTATCTTTTCCCTCAACTTGTTTAGATTGGTTGTTTCATCTATCCTTCTTCCCTCAAACCATATTTCCCCTTCTGTTGGTTTCTCCAGTCTATTTATACATCTTATAAGGGTAGATTTACCTGCACCAGAAGGACCAACTATCACCAAAACTTCCTTTTCTTTAAGATCAAAATTTATGTTTTTAAGAACCTCAAGATCCCCAAACCTCTTGTATAGATTCCTTACCTTTATAAGGGAACCATCAGTGAGCTTCACTTCTTCTCAACCTCCTTTCCATTCTCTGTGCGAGTTGTGTAAGAGGAATAGTCATCACAAGATATATTAAGCCAACACCTATAAGTGGACTCCACACATTTGCAAGTGTACCCATAAGTTGTCTTCCTCTTCTTAAAAGTTCTGCCACTGCTATGGTGGAAACAAGGGATGAATCCTTAAGCATGGCAACAAACTCATTTGTTAGAGGTGGAACCACCCTTTTTATAGCTTGAGGAAGA
Proteins encoded:
- a CDS encoding MMPL family transporter, producing the protein MKRFAEIVVKSKWIIFIIFLLLIGLSLYFIPKRQLSFDIYDLLPEEVESVKGSKILEEEISHGADLTIIYETDNLTKVEKLIEKLKILPYVDSVMWLDNFQDVSLPKEFWGEDSKDWYKDGVFKIQVTLKHSQSYGDQIKDIKSILPEEASITGDSVISNELGDRFKGKTEEYFIIGIILVSIFLFLTFPRFWGPIFIVLSMVSAVVINMGITAFSGKPIYYITETIVAILQLAVTLDYSLFLYHRYVEERIKNSKETAMVETLTTTIKPILLSGLTTMAGFFALTFGKFELFPQMGWLLVRGVVISIIVSFLFLPSLFLIFDKLVIGGKKHGVIPLTAGNLGKFIGKLSPVFIIIFIIVLSLSYFGSTKVNLVFDRKHFLPENLPSIRTMNKVNDIFGEKDTLFIISKKENEGFIDALYKVKDLKGVKNVLHYSTMVDPTIPEEFIPEDLISRFSSENYTYAIVYSEYSPEDEEEKALRKEITNIVHNTVKGEVYVTGLSALINDMKEIAMKDLERTEKISIYLILIIIALGFLSLFVPPVLALIIKVAIWSNIVYYAIIGMSPPFFIPILLNTIQLGATIDYAVLLTSRYQEERRNGLKPLAAITEAVHWSSHSILTSAGTMILMTLPTAMLSDIKALSLSMGSLARGAVLSVCVVLIFLPALLAGLDKLFKYTTFRWSKKEV
- a CDS encoding WecB/TagA/CpsF family glycosyltransferase, encoding MKDILGVPVEPLSFNEARERIKKFLTDGSYHMITPINPEKIVRSLKDEKLKRILTFSDLLLPDGYGVIWAGRILGIKIPERITGVDMFESLLDYCNEKSLKVYFLGAREETLKEMIEKIRKRYPNLKISGYHNGYFDKPSSIVNEIGEKEVDFLFVAMGSPKQEYFIYDNFDKLKAKVSMGVGGSFDVFAGKVKRAPKLIRRMGLEWLFRFILQPRKRFPRILLLFKFAYLVLKERVSLGKG
- a CDS encoding amino acid ABC transporter ATP-binding protein, producing the protein MKLTDGSLIKVRNLYKRFGDLEVLKNINFDLKEKEVLVIVGPSGAGKSTLIRCINRLEKPTEGEIWFEGRRIDETTNLNKLREKIGMVFQRFNLFPHLTAIQNIILALKVVKKMKDEEAREVALHFLKKVGLEERKDHFPHQLSGGEQQRVAIARALAMQPDVMLFDEPTSAIDIELIKEVLDVMKELAEEGMTMIVVTHEMGFAREVGDRIIFMDKGEIVEENKPVEFFKNPKTERAKRFLSKILNI
- a CDS encoding TetR/AcrR family transcriptional regulator; amino-acid sequence: MGKREKILKVSLKLFMEKGFNQTSIEEITKLAGISKGSFYTYFKSKEGLLENIIESLIENVEKEFFKIVSIKKKNPVDYIESFLKLNLSLSENFSSSIFTIIRDVSFAPTKVREEMRENLQKKVNEKLKQFILLLKDEANETDILFLQGILLSLWVAVIFGNKIPPLKELSERIWYGLGGEKE
- a CDS encoding DUF59 domain-containing protein; this translates as MVTKEEILEALKEVYDPEIPVDIVNLGLVYDVKIDDGKVKILMTLTAVGCPVGPLIVDMVKLRLLKLEGVKEVEVELTYDPPWTPDKMSEEAKKKLGME